From Lolium perenne isolate Kyuss_39 chromosome 5, Kyuss_2.0, whole genome shotgun sequence, a single genomic window includes:
- the LOC139831424 gene encoding uncharacterized protein, translating into MQNDGVKCIAKEDELTYQMLRHGADSLDDYLIDISSVCLGPYELHFGQYSVAASAVMLGMAKEAEMMYCGQPHSLAPTLECYDRRTRESSTASTAGKKIDKEGPASRNGHGGDGDGDGITADGEANNTTGGGISDVLDSEYKEKIEGGEKSKIKKEDLFEKLWGWERLLPLSNSVKWADYRSYLEEFYKGNASEFVAGALANQNPEDSQIANNSYMGAALAKSCHKMEEELLSVWKTRVKRSMNDTLPVSTIIQSSLIKELLSFSATGSELLAPSDVAFVVHKLVQILITSARFRFTVLHSTLPFYSSCIIAYLDG; encoded by the exons ATGCAAAACGATGGTGTCAAGTGTATTGCCAAGGAGGATGAGCTGACGTATCAGATGCTGAGGCATGGCGCCGATTCCCTTGATGATTACTTGATCGACATCAGCAGCGTGTGCCTTGGGCCTTATGAACTGCACTTCGGACAATATTCTGTTGCCGCCTCCGCTGTCATGTTG GGTATGGCAAAAGAGGCTGAAATGATGT ATTGTGGACAGCCGCATAGTCTGGCACCAACCCTTGAATGTTATGATCGACGTACTAGAGAGTCTTCTACTGCTTCCACTGCTGGGAAAAAGATTGATAAGGAAGGACCTGCTAGTAGAAATGGTCATGGTGGTGATGGGGATGGGGATGGCATTACTGCTGATGGAGAAGCAAACAACACCACAGG GGGCGGCATTTCAGATGTATTGGATTCTGAGTATAAGGAAAAGATTGAAGGAGGTGAAAAGAGTAAGATCAAAAAAG AAGATCTTTTCGAGAAACTATGGGGGTGGGAAAGGCTGCTACCACTGTCCAATTCTGTTAAGTGGGCCGACTATCGCAGCTATCTTGAGGAGTTTTACAAAGGCAATGCTTCTGAGTTTGTTGCTGGTGCTCTTGCCAACCAGAATCCCGAGGATTCACAAATCGCCAATAATTCTTACATGGGTGCTGCTCTTGCCAAATCT TGTCACAAGATGGAGGAGGAACTCCTGTCCGTGTGGAAGACTAGAGTGAAACGTAGCATGAATGACACCTTACCAGTCAGTACTATCATTCAGAGTAGCCTTATTAAGGAGCTACTTTCATTCAGCGCTACAGGGAGTGAATTGTTGGCTCCTTCTGACGTTGCTTTTGTG GTGCACAAACTGGTGCAAATTTTGATAACCAGTGCACGTTTCAGGTTTACAGTCTTGCACTCTACACTTCCGTTTTATAGTAGCTGTATCATTGCGTATCTTGATGGCTAA